From the Salarias fasciatus chromosome 16, fSalaFa1.1, whole genome shotgun sequence genome, one window contains:
- the ankrd44 gene encoding serine/threonine-protein phosphatase 6 regulatory ankyrin repeat subunit B has translation MAVLKLAEQPPLIQAIFSGDSEEIRMLIYKSEDINALDCEKRTPLHAAAFLGNAEVTELLILSGARVNAKDSMWWTPLHRAVASRSPDTVRVLIRHSADINVRDKNWQTPLHVAAAKNALRCAEVIIPLLSSVNVSDRGGRTALHHAALNGHAEMVNLLLAKGANVNAFDKKDVRALHWASFMGHLDVVRLLLSQGAEIACKDKRGYTALHSAAAGGRMDVVTHLVSLGVEIDESNAYGNTPLHVACFNGQVQVVSELIDFGAAINQTNNKGSTPLHLASASTHGALCLEVLVHNGAQVNLQSRDGKTPLHLTAVQGRFARSRTLIQNGSEIDSVDKDGNTPLHIAARYGHELLIHTLITSGADCTRRGVLGMLPLHLAVLNAHSDCFDRLLSPGFHIDTPDSLGRTCLHAAAAGGNVQCVKLLLSSGADHTRTDNCGRTPLHYAAASRHLSCLQTLAGCGSSINVTDQWGRSALHYAAASDLERRRRVALEPESDGVQAEREKEAGLCLEFLLQSGATASLRDHQGYSAVHYATAYGHRQCLQLLLDRDDGHYDDQEALKVQSPLHLAAYHGHAQALEVLLQRDRDRGDVDRGDEAGRTPLALAALQGHAECVHTLLSQGASPCCTDQQHGRSTVHLAVLNGHTTCVRLLLDDPDGAELLDAVDSQGQTPLMLAVAGGHVDSVSLLLEREANVNLADRQGMTALHLGLLCAQEECIQCLLEQEASVLLGDSQGRTAIHLAAARGHAAWLSELLGIACSELPAPPPLKDHGGYTPLHWACYCGHDSCVEVLLEQRGCRCIDGNPFTPLHCAVMNDHEACASLLLEAMGSDIAGCRDSKGRTPLHAAAFAGHVDCVQLLLSHDAPVDAVDDSGRTAMMMAAGKGRVGALGVLLSCSSIALTDKDGNSALHLACSNGKEECVLLILEKLLDAALIDATNAALQTPLQLASRSGLKQAVQELLSRGAKAQTLDHSAPVVPPQTPC, from the exons ATGGCGGTCCTCAAACTGGCCGAGCAG cctcctctcATACAGGCCATCTTCAGTGGAGACTCCGAGGAGATCCGAATGCTGATCTACAAGTCTGAGGACATCAATGctctg GACTGCGAGAAGCGGACGCCGCTGCACGCCGCCGCCTTCCTGGGGAACGCCGAGGTCACCGAACTGCTCATCCTGTCCG GAGCTCGGGTCAATGCGAAGGACAGCATGTGGTGGACGCCGCTGCACCGAGCCGTGGCGTCCCGCAGTCCG gACACCGTGCGGGTTCTGATCCGACACTCGGCGGACATCAACGTGCGAGACAAGAACTGGCAGACGCCGCTTCACGTGGCCGCCGCCAAGAACGCTCTGCGCTGCGCGGAGGTCATCATCCCGCTGCTGAGCAGCGTCAACGTGTCGGACCGCGGCGGGCGCACCGCGCTGCACCACGCCGCCCTCAACGGGCACGCCGAG atggtGAACCTGCTGctagctaaaggagctaacgtCAATGCCTTCGATAAGAAAGACGTCCGAGCTCTTCACTGGGCTTCTTTCATGG GTCACCTGGACGTGGTGCGCCTGCTGCTCAGTCAGGGTGCCGAGATCGCTTGTAAGGACAAGAGGGGCTACACGGCCCTGCActcggcggcggccggcggccggATGGACGTGGTCACACACCTGGTGAGCCTGGGCGTGGAG ATTGATGAGTCCAACGCCTACGGGAACACGCCGCTCCATGTGGCGTGCTTCAACGGTCAGGTTCAGGTCGTCAGCGAACTCATCGACTTCGGCGCCGCCATCAATCAGACCAACAACAAAGGCTCCACCCCGCTGCACTTAGCCTCCGCCTCCACCCATGGAGCGCTGTGCCTGGAAGTCCTGGTCCACAACGGGGCCCAGGTCAACCTGCAG AGTCGGGACGGGAAGACTCCTCTTCACCTGACGGCGGTTCAGGGACGCTTCGCTCGCTCTCGGACCCTCATCCAGAATG GCAGTGAGATCGACAGCGTTGACAAAGACGGGAACACTCCTCTGCACATCGCCGCACGCTACGGCCACGAACTGCTCATCCACACGCTGATCACCAGCGGAGCGGACTGCACCAG gagAGGCGTCCTGGGAATGCTTCCTCTGCACCTGGCTGTGCTCAACGCTCACTCCGACTGCTTCGACAGGCTGCTGTCCCCAG GGTTCCACATTGACACTCCTGACAGTCTGGGTCGGACGTgtctccacgccgccgccgctggagg TAATGTTCAGTGTGTGAAGTTGCTGTTGAGCAGTGGAGCTGATCACACCCGGACAGACAACTGTGGCAG GACTCCTCTCCATTACGCTGCTGCCAGTCGTCACCTGTCCTGCCTTCAGACTCTTGCAGGCTGTGGCAGCAGCATTAACGTCACCGACCAGTGGGGGCGCTCTGCGCTGCACTACGCTGCTGCCTCCGACCTGGAGCGCAG gcggcgtgtggctctggagccagaGAGTGATGGCGTCCAGGCAGAGCGGGAGAAGGAGGCGGGGCT atgtttggagttcctgcTGCAGAGCGGAGCCACCGCGTCCCTCCGGGACCACCAGGGATACAGTGCAGTCCACTACGCCACCGCGTACGGACACAGACAGTGCCTGCAGCTG ctgctggacagaGATGACGGTCACTATGACGACCAGGAGGCCCTGAAGGTCCAGAGCCCGCTGCACCTGGCA GCGTACCACGGCCACGCTCAGGCCCTGGAGGTCCTGCTGCAgagggaccgggaccggggggACGTGGACCGGGGGGACGAGGCGGGCAGGACTCCTCTGGCGCTGGCGGCCCTGCAGGGACACGCAGAGTGTGTCCACACTCTCCTCAGCCAGGGGGCGTCGCCGTGCTGCACTGACCAGCAGCACGGGCGCTCCACGGTGCACCTGGCAG TGTTGAACGGTCACACCACGTGTGTGCGTCTCCTGCTGGACGACCCAGACGGTGCGGAGCTCCTCGACGCAGTGGACTCTCAGGGACA gactcCTCTCATGCTGGCGGTGGCCGGAGGTCACGTGGACtccgtgtctctgctgctggagagggaaGCCAACGTGAACCTGGCGGACCGCCAGGGCATGACGGCGCTGCACCTCGGG ctgctctgtgctcAGGAGGAGTGTATCCAGTgtctgctggagcaggaggcGTCCGTGCTGCTGGGAGACTCGCAGGGACGCACCGCCATCCACCTGGCGGCCGCCCGCGGCCACGCCGCCTGGCTGAGCGAGCTGCTCGGCATCGCCTGCTCCGAGctgccggccccgccccccctgaAGGACCACGGCGGGTACACGCCGCTGCACTGGGCCTGTTACTGCg GTCACGATTCCTGTGTGGAGGTTCTTCTGGAGCAGAGAGGTTGTCGCTGTATTGATGGAAACCCGTTCACCCCCCTGCACTGTGCTGT CATGAACGACCACGAGGCGTGTGCGTCGCTGCTGTTGGAGGCCATGGGCTCGGACATCGCCGGATGCAGGGACTCCAAGGGCAG gactcCTCTCCACGCCGCGGCGTTTGCTGGACACGTGGACTGTgtccagctgcttctctcccatgatgcaccagtGGATGCTGTGGATGACTCGGGTCGCACCGCAATGATGATGGCAGCTGGAAAAGGCCGAGTCGGCGCTCTgg gggtcttgctgagctgcagcagcattgCTCTGACTGACAAAGATGGAAACTCTGCCCTTCACCTGGCCTGCAGTAAT gggaaagaggagtgtgtgttgttgatcCTGGAGAAGCTTCTGGACGCGGCGCTCATCGACGCCACCAACGCGGCGCTGCAGAC ccccctcCAACTGGCATCTCGCAGCGGTCTGAAGCAGGcggtccaggagctgctgtctcgAGGAGCTAAGGCCCAGACCCTGGACCACAGCG CTCCTGTGGTTCCTCCCCAGACTCCTTGCTGA
- the hspd1 gene encoding 60 kDa heat shock protein, mitochondrial, protein MFRLAAVMRQVRPVSRALAPHLTRAYAKDVKFGADARALMLQGVDLLADAVAVTMGPKGRTVIIEQSWGSPKVTKDGVTVAKSIDLKDKYKNIGAKLVQDVANNTNEEAGDGTTTATVLARAIAKDGFDNISKGANPVEIRRGVMLAVETIINELKNLSKPVTTPEEIAQVATISANGDVEIGTIISNAMKKVGRKGVITVKDGKTLHDELEIIEGMKFDRGYISPYFINTAKGQKCEFQDAYLLLSEKKISSVQSIVPALEIANQHRKPLVIVAEDVDGEALSTLVLNRLKVGLQVVAVKAPGFGDNRKNQLKDMAVATGGTVFGDEALGLALEDIQPHDFGKVGEVQITKDDTLLLRGGGSPADVERRAAEIAEQLDNTTSDYEKEKLNERLAKLSDGVAVLKVGGTSDVEVNEKKDRVTDALNATRAAVEEGIVPGGGCALLRCAPALDAIKPANADQKIGVDIIRRALRIPAMTIAKNAGVEGSLVVEKILQGGAELGYDALQGEYVNMVEKGIIDPTKVVRTALLDAAGVASLLSTAEAVVTEIPKEEKEMPGGMGGMGGMGGMGGGMGF, encoded by the exons atGTTTCGTTTAGCCGCGGTCATGAGGCAGGTGAGGCCCGTCAGCCGGGCGCTCGCCCCTCACCTCACACGCGCCTACGCCAAGGACGTGAAGTTCGGCGCTGACGCTCGTGCCCTCATGCTGCAGGGCGTGGACCTGCTGGCCGACGCCGTGGCCGTCACCATGGGACCCAAG GGTCGGACCGTCATCATCGAGCAGAGCTGGGGCAGCCCGAAGGTCACCAAGGACGGCGTGACGGTGGCCAAGAGCATCGACCTGAAGGACAAGTACAAGAACATCGGGGCCAAGCTGGTGCAGGACGTGGCCAACAACACCAACGAGGAGGCCGGGGACGGAACCACCACCGCCACCGTGCTGGCCCGCGCCATCGCCAAGGACGGCTTCGACAACATCAGCAAAGGCGCCAACCCCGTGGAGATCCGCCGCGGCGTCATGCTGGCCGTGGAGACCATCATCAACGAGCTGAAGAACCTGTCGAAGCCGGTCACGACCCCCGAGGAGATCGCTCAG GTCGCCACAATCTCAGCCAACGGAGACGTGGAGATCGGAACCATCATCTCCAACGCCATGAAGAAGGTCGGCCGCAAGGGCGTGATCACCGTCAAG GACGGAAAAACTCTGCATGACGAGCTGGAGATCATCGAGGGCATGAAGTTCGACCGCGGCTACATCTCTCCTTACTTCATCAACACTGCCAAAG GTCAGAAGTGTGAGTTTCAGGACGCCTACCTGCTGCTGAGCGAGAAGAAGATCTCCAGCGTGCAGAGCATCGTCCCCGCCCTGGAAATCGCCAACCAGCACCGCAAACCGCTGGTGATCGTGGCGGAGGACGTGGACGGAGAGGCTCTGAGCACTCTGGTTCTCAACAG GCTGAAGGTGGGGCTGCAGGTGGTCGCCGTCAAAGCGCCCGGCTTCGGGGACAACAGGAAGAACCAGCTGAAGGACATGGCCGTGGCCACCGGGGGCACC gtgtTCGGGGACGAGGCTCTGGGCCTGGCCCTGGAGGACATCCAGCCCCACGACTTCGGGAAGGTGGGCGAGGTGCAGATCACCAAGGAcgacacgctgctgctgagggGCGGCGGCAGCCCGGCCgacgtggagcggcgggcggccgAGATCGCAGAGCAGCTGGATAACACCACCAGCGACTACGAGAAGGAGAAGCTCAACGAGCGGCTGGCCAAGCTGTCGGACGGCGTAGCCGTGCTCAAG GTGGGCGGGACGAGCGACGTGGAGGTGAACGAGAAGAAGGACCGAGTGACGGACGCTCTGAACGCCACTCGcgcggcggtggaggagggcATCGTGCCCGGGGGGGGCTGCGCCCTGCTGCGCTGTGCCCCCGCTCTCGACGCCATCAAACCCGCCAACGCCGACCAGAAGATCG GCGTGGACATCATCAGACGGGCGCTGCGTATTCCCGCCATGACCATCGCCAAGAACGCTGGCGTGGAGGGTTCCCTGGTGGTGGAGAAGATCCTGCAGGGGGGCGCCGAGTTGGGCTACGACGCCCTGCAGGGCGAGTACGTCAACATGGTGGAGAAGGGCATCATCGACCCCACCAAG GTTGTGAGGACGGCGCTGCTGGACGCCGCCGGAGTGGCGTCTCTGCTGTCCACCGCCGAGGCCGTCGTCACGGAGATCCccaaggaggagaaggagatgCCCGGAGGCATGGGCGGCATGGGGGGGATGGGAGGGATGGGAGGGGGCATGGGCTTCTAA
- the LOC115402996 gene encoding 10 kDa heat shock protein, mitochondrial isoform X2, with protein sequence MRVLEVSSRGARAPTQCHTRAGTQTPLQPRNMAFRKFLPLFDRVLVERLTAETVTKGGIMLPEKSQGKVLQATVVAVGPGAVNQKGDTQPVSVKVGEKVLLPEYGGTKVVLEDKDYFLFRDADILGKYVD encoded by the exons ATGCGCGTTCTGGAGGTTTCTTCACGTGGAGCGCGTGCCCCTACTCAGTGTCACACACGCGCCGGCACGCAGACACCACTACAGCCCCGCAACATG GCCTTCAGAAAGTTCTTGCCTCTGTTCGACCGGGTTCTGGTGGAGCGTCTGACGGCGGAGACGGTCACCAAAGGTGGCATCATGCTCCCCGAGAAGTCCCAAGGCAAAGTGCTGCAGGCCACCGTGGTGGCGGTCGGACCCGGAGCCGTCAACCAG AAAGGAGACACACAGCCGGTCAGCGTCAAGGTTGGAGAGAAAGTTCTGCTGCCAGAGTACGGAGGGACCAAGGTCGTACTGGAGGACAAG GACTACTTCCTGTTCCGTGACGCAGACATTTTGGGGAAATATGTGGATTGA
- the LOC115402996 gene encoding MOB-like protein phocein isoform X3 — translation MVTQAFRKFLPLFDRVLVERLTAETVTKGGIMLPEKSQGKVLQATVVAVGPGAVNQDFYNWPDESFEEMDSTLAVQQYIQQNIRSDCSNIDKILEPPEGQDEGVWKYEHLRQFCLELNGLAVKLQSECHPDTCTQMTATEQWIFLCAAHKTPKECPAIDYTRHTLDGAACLLNSNKYFPSRVSIKESSVAKLGSVCRRIYRIFSHAYFHHRQIFDKYENETFLCHRFTRFVMKYNLMSKDNLIVPILEEEVQNTSSAGESEA, via the exons ATGGTAACGCAGGCCTTCAGAAAGTTCTTGCCTCTGTTCGACCGGGTTCTGGTGGAGCGTCTGACGGCGGAGACGGTCACCAAAGGTGGCATCATGCTCCCCGAGAAGTCCCAAGGCAAAGTGCTGCAGGCCACCGTGGTGGCGGTCGGACCCGGAGCCGTCAACCAG GACTTCTATAACTGGCCGGATGAGTCGTTTGAGGAGATGGACAGCACGCTAGCTGTGCAGCAG taCATTCAGCAGAACATCCGTTCTGATTGTTCCAACATTGATAAGATTCTGGAGCCTCCAGAAGGTCAGGATGAGGGCGTGTGGAAGTACGAGCACCTGCG GCAGTTCTGTTTGGAGCTGAATGGATTAGCTGTGAAGCTGCAG agTGAGTGTCACCCTGACACCTGCACCCAGATGACGGCCACAGAGCAGTGGATCTTCTTATGTGCTGCCCACAAGACGCCCAAAGAG tgtCCTGCCATCGACTACACCAGGCACACGCTGGACGGAGCTGCCTGTCTCCTCAACAGTAACAAGTACTTCCCCAGCAG GGTGAGCATCAAAGAGTCGTCTGTTGCCAAGCTGGGCTCCGTCTGTCGCCGGATCTACAGGATATTCTCTCACGCCTACTTCCACCACCGCCAGATCTTTGACAAGTACGAG AACGAGACGTTCCTGTGTCACCGCTTCACACGCTTCGTCATGAAGTACAACCTGATGTCCAAGGACAACCTGATCGTCCccatcctggaggaggaggtgcagaaCACCTCGTCGGCCGGGGAGAGCGAGGCCTGA
- the LOC115402996 gene encoding MOB-like protein phocein isoform X1, with translation MVMAEGTAVLRRNRPGTKAKDFYNWPDESFEEMDSTLAVQQYIQQNIRSDCSNIDKILEPPEGQDEGVWKYEHLRQFCLELNGLAVKLQSECHPDTCTQMTATEQWIFLCAAHKTPKECPAIDYTRHTLDGAACLLNSNKYFPSRVSIKESSVAKLGSVCRRIYRIFSHAYFHHRQIFDKYENETFLCHRFTRFVMKYNLMSKDNLIVPILEEEVQNTSSAGESEA, from the exons ATGGTCATGGCGGAGGGTACTGCAGTTCTCAGGAGGAATCGGCCTGGAACCAAGGCTAAG GACTTCTATAACTGGCCGGATGAGTCGTTTGAGGAGATGGACAGCACGCTAGCTGTGCAGCAG taCATTCAGCAGAACATCCGTTCTGATTGTTCCAACATTGATAAGATTCTGGAGCCTCCAGAAGGTCAGGATGAGGGCGTGTGGAAGTACGAGCACCTGCG GCAGTTCTGTTTGGAGCTGAATGGATTAGCTGTGAAGCTGCAG agTGAGTGTCACCCTGACACCTGCACCCAGATGACGGCCACAGAGCAGTGGATCTTCTTATGTGCTGCCCACAAGACGCCCAAAGAG tgtCCTGCCATCGACTACACCAGGCACACGCTGGACGGAGCTGCCTGTCTCCTCAACAGTAACAAGTACTTCCCCAGCAG GGTGAGCATCAAAGAGTCGTCTGTTGCCAAGCTGGGCTCCGTCTGTCGCCGGATCTACAGGATATTCTCTCACGCCTACTTCCACCACCGCCAGATCTTTGACAAGTACGAG AACGAGACGTTCCTGTGTCACCGCTTCACACGCTTCGTCATGAAGTACAACCTGATGTCCAAGGACAACCTGATCGTCCccatcctggaggaggaggtgcagaaCACCTCGTCGGCCGGGGAGAGCGAGGCCTGA